Genomic segment of Pochonia chlamydosporia 170 chromosome 1, whole genome shotgun sequence:
GGGACGTAACAAGGCAAACTTTGAAGGCATATCTACTTTCAAAGCCTTGCAGTCGATAAAGACCCCTCCAAATTTTGTATCGCagttttctcttctttgaagttggtgcAATGTCCGTACTCGAGTCCATCGTTGGACGGTTAAGCTCAGTTTGTGACTCCTCTTTGCTCGGCTCATTCTCAAATCGCGACATAGGTTTGTAGTCCAAGGATTTGATCTTATCAAGTAGTCTTGCGATTTCCACAAATGTCTTTTGATAATAACCCGCAGTTACGCCGCCTCGGTCGTGTCGAACCTGGGCATTAGTTCGATGGATTGCCTTCCAAATGGGATAAGATGGCAGATACACCCGGGGCCAGTCTGGCACTCGCTGCATCGCTGTGACTTGATCCATTAAAGTTGTGACAGTCATAATAGTTTCCCGAACACGCCTGGAAAACACCAAGAGATGGATGACATCGGGATCATAAATCGACGATACGGGAGTATTGTCAGAGTGAAGGATATTTGACTCTGCAATTTCAAAAGCGGCTATTGCGTGCTTTGTGTGGATTTGGATGGGCCCGACGTCTGAAGGAGTTTCTGTGTCGGGACCGAGATACTTCCTATATCCAGATATATCCATTAAGGCGGCGTCGCATCTTTGCAGACCGTCCTTTAtacagaaaagaagatcGTTAGTCGGGGCTCGAAGTGGCTCCACGACATTGTGCAGTGCATCATCCGACACGGGAGGACTGGATGTGGCACTTGAAGCAGTAGCTCCCCTTTTGGACTTGTCAGAATCCGGGTCGTTCATAAAATTCACAGAACCTTGTTCTGAGCAGTCGGTAGCCAAGAGTCGGGGCTCGTTTTGAAATGATAATAACGCTCGTATGACCGCCTGCATGTTATTGCGCAGTTGCTCAACATCATCTGGCCGAAATCTGGATATAGTAATGTTGATCCTCATATCTCGGTAGGCTTCTGAGAGATTCACAAACGCATCAGCTAAGCCTCGCCTCTGTCTACTGCGACGCTGTTGAACAGAGAGGTCAAGGGCATCCTACAAAATGATCAGCCGAGTCTTCGTTTGTTTCTTGCATTGAAGGGGGGATTCTCAAACCTGCATGACGGCAAACGATTGATGCAATGCAGTGGCGAGAGCCCTGGCCCCTGCGTCAGGAAATATGACAATATTAACAACCAAAGCAATAGCTTGTCCCAAAAACCAAGGGATAGCGTAACTACGCAACTTGTTCCATGTGACATTTTGACTGTTCGTCTCCGCTAGTGTTGTAAACATGATTGCTATGCCAGCGCACAGAACAGCCTGATAAAATCTGATGAAGAATGCACGAATGGAAGCAGTGATAAGCATAAAGATGGCAAGAAACATGGCCAATATACCTCCATAGCCAGCGCTGGCAGCGAGAGTGGAAGTCGACAACAGCAGGCCAATAACACCCCAACCTAGGCCAGTGGCTGTTCCAACAATAATGAGAATTGTACCCTCGATTTGGCCACCAACTGTGCGAGCTGGATGATTCAGGATAACAGATATAACCATCATGTAATGATAACGGCCAAGCCAATCTCTTATGGTAGGCGCTAAACAAAGACAGTACGCAATGAAAAAAGCCAAGAAGGATTTGAACAGCCGAATCCCAGCTCGCGTAGTTGCTATCCGACGAAACAGAGAATTCAGCTGGTGTAATTGTCGTGAGACAAAATATTTTGGTGCCAATGGATTTGACTTGTCAAATTGGGCGGGTAAGGTAGCCTTCGAATGCTCTAAGAGATCCTTCACATTGAGATTCAACGGCTTAAGAAATATGGCGTCAAACAAACCCTCGCGTATCTCAGAGACTCCGTACGTGTCCTCGTTTAAATCATCTTCTGATAATACCCGGTCGATCTGAGCTATGCTCATGGCGGAGCTACGACGACTTTCCAAGAGTGGTCTCGAAGGCTTTAGGGCGTCTATCCTACTCGAGGGAGCTGGTGTTCGGTCATCACCTGCCATGTTGTCGGTGTTCTCAAAGGGCCCTTGTAAGCGCTGTCTCATTCCATCACCCGCACGGCTTGCTTCAACTTGGTCACCGCTGGCCATTGTGAATGTTCGTTCCAGTTACTTCTGCCATAGAGGAATCCCGGGATGGTTTTGAGGGGCGCCTACGCATGGTGCGTGAGGGATCTCGGAGGACAAGCAGTCCCGTTCCTCGACATGTGGAAGTTGTGGTGAAGAAAGTTGTGATCCGGTAACTCCAACTCTCTGAACTTATCCTGGCTTTGCTGTTCTTCaaccaaaagaaagaaaaaagtaaACTCGATTATGAAGCAAGCAGCGCCATGGACAGATCGCCGATCCCCCGTACTTGCCGCGCTATTCGCTTCACACCAGCTCCATTGATAGACTGCCGAATGACCACTTGCATGAAGCCTGAAAGTCGAACTGCAGGTTTCAACATTCCCAGTGACGTCGTTGGGCGTTTGTCCAATCAAGTACCGTGATGTTCCCAAAGGGGCGTGCACATAGCAACATCCCTCACGTGACTCCGGGTCCGCTGGATCTGCCATCGTCGACCTCCTCTCCATGGATCACCTCAATACGATTCAAAACCCCAAGCCATTGAGACACGATAGTCCGTTCGCACCGCCAGAAATCGCATTCGGACCAGACAATAATGGCCATTATTCGACATTCGGCCGCTCCGCTGCGAGCAGTGCGATGCGCTCGCCAACCCATCGCCATGAGATCCTTCTCCGTGTCCTCCCGACGACAAGGCGGCGGCCACGGAAACGAGTCACAATTCGAACCTCCCACCGGCTGGCTCTGGGGTATCAAGCCCGGCGAGAAGCCTGAGCCCGAGGGTTGGGAATGGCCCATGTACCTTTTCTGCGGCAGTTTGCTGGCTGCGGGTGTTGCTCTGGCCTTCAAGCCTGACACTTCGTAAGTCCCTCTATGCCGCCATTTGACACGATCCCCCTCTCCTCATGCGCGCCACGACGGCATCGGACTGGATATGGAGATTCAAGTGCATCTGTGCATCGAATTCGCCGATCGCCAAGGGATTTTGGGATGCCACTATATCGCGCTCTGAGAGTACCAGGCTGGTCAACGGTTCCGTTTTACTGACTTGATTGCAGTGTATCTACCTGGGCCCTCGAGGAAGCCCGACGGCGGTTAGAAGCTGAGGGTATCCTGCCGGACCCcagcaaggacaagaaggagtaGGTTGAGGATATGGGCGAAGAACGTAAGGGATAGAACGGGGGATGATATGCTTGACGGGAATCGAATGAAGGACGACGCGGCGTCAAGCGCCAACATGTATATGTTTTCAGGCcttcttttgttttgggcAAAGATAAATTCCTTCAATGGTACGACGCATTAGACCTTTTTCTGAGATTACTTGCCTACGTGATGACTCAATTGACATGTTTACACACGTGTTGCTCGATATGACGGCAGGGGAGCATGCCGTTGAATGAGCGGTTACGTTGGCAGGACGTTTTTGAGAAATCGACTCACTGTTTGATGGTGGCGCTATCTATCGTGTCCAAACTTCTTATGTACATGTGCACCGAGCTCCCAACTTCTATTCTAATTTTATCACGTCCAAAACTACTCAACCTCGACGCTCCACTcatgctcttcttcaccgtACTGAATAGCCTCTATCCAGTCTTTAACACGCAGGGCGgtctcaccagactcctcgTTCTCCTTCAAGCCACAGTCAACGTGCTTGCCCTTCCAGGCAATAGTTCGGACAGGGctgacaatggcagcagtACCGGCACCAAAAGCCTCCACCAAGCGACCCTCTTGAGAAGCTTCGTCGAGCTCCTGCATGGTATACTTGCGCTCCGTGACCTTCCAGCCCTCAGGCACAAGACGCTCACGGGCCAACGCTAGGACAGAGTCTCTAGTCACACCCTCCAAAATGGTGCCGTCAAGAGGAGCAGTGATGAGCTCCTTCTGGCCAGTTTGCTTATCCTTGAGGACAACAAACATGTTCATAGTGCCAACTTCAGTGACGTACTCCTCTTCACCGAAGAGCCACAGGTTTTGCTGGTAGCCACGGCTGGCAGCTTGGAGCTGAGGGACAATGCAAGGCGCATAGTTGGCGCCAAGCTTCTTGTCGCCGACACCGCCAGGCCAGGCTCGGACAGCGTAGTCCGTGGCCTCAAGTGAAACGGCCTTGAAACCGGTGGGATAGTAAGGTCCGACGGGGGAAGCAATAACATAGAGCAATGCAGAGCCAGGCGGCCCAACACCCAGTGTCTTCTGGGTACCAATCATGGTGGGTCGCAGGTAGAGTGAGTAGCCTCGCTGGTTAGGGATAAACCGTGAGTCAAGCTTGGTGAACTTGCTGATGAGCTCGATGAAGCTTGTGGGCTCAAAGGTGGGAAGAGCAATACGGGCGGCAGACTTGTTAAGACGGGCCATGTTCTTGTCTGGGCGGAACAGACGGACCTTgccgtccttgtccttgtaggCCTTCATACCTTCGAAGCACTCAAAGGCATAGTGGAAGACACAGGTGGCAGGGTCTAGAGAGAGGTTCTGGTATGGGGTGATTTTAGGATCGAGccagccatcttcttgaGTCCATTCAATAGCAAGCATGTGGTCTAATAGTGACAAAAGTCAGCAAATGTTAGTTGGGCCTGGGATATTGTATATGTAGGCTTGTACTTGCCAGTAAACTCGCGTCCAAAGACAAGCGTCTCTGGTTTGCTAAGTGGCTTGGGGCTGGAGGTCTCAGTGATGGAGAGTCTGCTTGGGTCAAGAGCCTTCTGCTTAGAATCCGAAGCAGCTTCGGCCTTGATGCTAAAGAGACGAAGAGGCCGAGAAGCCTGAAGCGTCCGCGAGGACCTGGTAGCGGCCCAGACGGCGCTCCGCGCAAGATTGGCGGATCGCATTGGTGATGTGGAAGGCGTgctgccaaaaaaaaagttcagTTTGGTTTTGTTTCGATGGGATATGTATATTGCGATCGCGGAGGACTCTGGGGAAAGGTCGATATTTATGTCCACGAAACCAATTGGATGGTCGAGAGGGGTTACACGGACCAGGGGCAGGTGCGATTGAGGATGTTGACGAACTTCGGTCGTCCAACAAAAATTAAAGCCGGGCCTCCCTGCGATGTCCGCCTCAATGGAGGAAACTGGATACCGGTACCGGAGATCTGGGCCAGTTACACAGCGTTAGCATTGCGTGGGAGCCGCCAAAATTGACAGGCTGGCGCGCCCTACGCCTACCACTGGCCCGGGCCGAAGGTAAGCGCCAGGTTTTCCAGAAATCGAGCGGCAGAATTGGCTACAGGGTAGTCAGCTTCACTCGGTCCCTTACGAATTCACGGAGGGAGCACCAAGCTGTCCAAACCCAAGCTCTTGGCCGCTCTCATCAGACCCTTGTTCCAGATGTCCCTTGTTGGCCCAACACAGGCACCCAAGTACCCCTGTCTGGCCTTTGATGGTGCTCATCTTTGTCTGTGGAGGTTTTTGACCAACCAAACGACGTCCTTCGTCATTTGAAAGCTGTGCAGACGGTACAGGTCCACGACGCCGAGGAACTTGAAGGGGCAGCGCATTGACAGCTCTACTTTTCATCTCGCATTTTCGAATTCTCCCGCCACATTCGCTCGCAGTATTTTCCAACAGAGCTGCTTCGAGTGTCGGTCTGCGCTGCTGTCGTATTAGATAACGATAGTCATTACGAATTATCAGCCTTATTCAATTAATCACAACTGCCGCCGCATCggccctccaccaccaaccaactCCCAAGAACTCGACGACATGATATCACCAGTTCCAGAACCGCACCATCCGTAATCTGCAGCATGTTCTCCTCGGCCCTTAAATCCATCTCCGCTACCAACATCACAGCGAACTACTCCGTCTCCCCGAATCCCACTTCCACTGCTGGTCCATGGAAGATCTACGATGCTAAAAAGAAATCCACCGGCAAGGCCTACagtgtctttgtctttgacaagaaGGCCCTAGAATCCCATGGCAACTCTTTGGGCCGGTCCGGTGCCTCCGGCTTCAAGCGCACCGTGGAGGAGGTTGTCGAGCGCCTGAAAAAGGAAGCCTCCAGCTTGGCAAAGCTTCGACACCCCTCGATCCTAGAGCTAGTCGAACCGGTCGAGGATACGAGAGGCGGTGGTTTACAGTTTGTGACCGAGGCTGTATCTGCGTCACTATCTAGTGTACTCCAAGAGAAGGATGATCAAGAGCGTTCTGGAGGGAGGTCCAGCCGGTTTGTCACAGAAGATGCAGATGGGGTTAGAAGGCGGCgggagattgagattgacgagCTGGAAATTCAGAAGGGCCTATTGCAAGTTAGCAAAGCACTTGAATTTCTTCACGAGAACGCCGGTCTTGTCCACtgcaacttgacaccagaTGCAGTCCTAATCAATGCCAAGGTAGGATACAGCTTTGATTCGTCGGCACTGTAAGGCGAAATACGACATGCTAACAAGTCGAAAGTCTGACTGGAAGATTAGCGGTCTGTCGTTTTGCAGCCCTGCCGATAACTCGACGAAGCCGACTTCTATCCAGGGCATAAATTTGGGAGAGGTTTTAAACATGGATCCTCGTTTACCGAAATTCGTCCAGCTCAACCTCGATTATACTTCTCCCGACTTCGTCATGGACAATAACCTGACCCCAGCAGCCGATATGTTTTCCCTAGGCTTGCTTTCCATTGCTCTGTACAACTCGCCACACAAATCGCCCCTCGAAAGTCACGGCAGTCTCTCATCGTACAAGAGGCtgttttcatcatcatcgactgTACCGTCGGCAACCAACAACTTTCTGTCGTCTCATCCCTTGCCTAAAGACTTATCAAACCATGTTCTTCCTAGACTGATTACCAGACGACCAGCTCAACGGATGACAGCCCACGAATTTCAAGAAAGCGAGTATTTTGACAATGTTTTAGTATCGACGATACGGTTCCTCGATTCGTTCCCGGCTAAGACTCCAAATGAAAAGTCGCAATTCATGAGGGGATTGAATAAGGTATTGCCGTCTTTTCCAAAGTCTGTGATGGAAAAGAAGCTTCTGCCGGCACTTTTGGAAGagctcaaagacaaggaTCTACTTTCCTTGATTCTTCAAAATGTGTTCAAGATTATTGAACTGCTCCCGTCTGCTCGACGAGCATTTGGGGACAAGGTTCGTCCGGCGTTGAAGGACATCTTCGTGGTCAATGCGAAGCAAGGCCAGGAGAAAGACCCAGCTCGAGATGCTggattgatggtgtttctggAGAACGTGTCACTCGCGGCTGACAATTCCTCCGGCAAGGAGTTCAAGGACGGTAAGTTTAGCCAGTCTTTTGCAATCCAAAACCAAGTCCCCGGTACTGACCATATTCGTCATCAGATATCCTTCCAGTAATATTGGCTGCTATCGAGTGTCCTACGCCTTCAATCGTAGACGCCGCACTTAGAATGCTGCCGTCGATCCTGCCCGTCCTCGACTTCAGCACCATCAAGAACGAACTCTTCCCAGTGGTGGCCATGGTCTTTAGTAAAACAAACAGTCTGGCAATCAAAGTGCGCGGCTTGCAAGCGTTTGTCATTCTTTGCGGCGGTTCGACTGACGCAGCAGCCGACGACGGGCTCAACGGACTAATTGAGAATAAAAAGAAGACATCCTCGTCTAGCGCATTGGACAAGTATACCATGCAGGAGAAGATTGTCCCTCTAATCAAGGCTATCAAAACAAAGGAGCCAGCTGTCATGATGGCAGCACTCAATGTGCTGCGCATAGTAGGCGAAAATGCAGATGCCGACTTTGTAGCAATGGACATTCTGCCTATTCTGTGGAGCATGAGTCTTGGACCGCTGCTCGACCTGCGCCAGTTCCAGACATTCATGGAACTAATCAGAAATCTATCCAAGAGGGTTGAGGATGAACAAACCAGGAAACTACAGGAGTTGTCTGGCACGACAAACGCAGGCACCGCAGGTCCCAACGAAGACTTTCTCGCATTCGGCGGCGTCACAGGCACCACATTTGATAGCACCGCAGGCGGAAACGAGGATGATTTTGAAGCTCTCGTgaaaggcaaaggcggcatgtcagcatcatcaaccagcaaTAACAACGGCTTCCCCAGCTGGGATGACACTCCGTCTGTCATGGCATCCTCCAAGGCCACCGCCACCGTCAAGAGTTCATCTAACACGCCAAAGACACCATCCTTCTCATGGTCAACGCAAAACCCTACCAGCCCTACCACAACATCCAATCCCGCCATGGGCAACAGCCAACCTAGTTTCCGTACCGTCACCCCCGACCTCGCTCGATTCAGCACCCTCGCCCCATCATCAACCCAATACAGCCAGCCGCTGCAGCCAACCCAGCCGGCACAATCATCCTTcccgcctcctccgcaaACCTCTTCAACAATCAACTGGTCTGCCTCCGCAGCCGCAACCGCCAACCCATGGGCTTCACCCGCACCAAACTACTCCAACTTTTCCAGCCACACGCCCACCCAATCAGGCTCCAGCTTCGGCGGCATGAacacatccatgtccaacatgtcCCTTGGACAACAGGCACGCCCTTCactcggcggcggcggtgacTCACGGAACTCTTCGTTCTCGCTGCCTCCCCCTCCAGGCAGCAGTTCCTCGCCCAATACGTCGTTTAGTATCAAGCCGCCTCCTGCACAGAGTAGCTGGGCCGCAGCAAGTCAGAAACCTGTGGGAACGATGGGTTCGGGCTCAGGTCAGAATAACAATAGTGGTCAAAAGTCGTCTGGGTTAGATAAGTATCAGAGTTTGATTTAGCGATGGGTTATGAGGCATGAATTGTAGACATGGATTGTTGTATAGCGAGtagatgatggtgttggtgccatGACAAAATTCCCTTTTTACGAGCGTTATATTCGGACTATGATTGATAGTTGTACCGGTAGTTGTGGCTCCAAATTTATAATCAAGATAGACTTGGGAGTTATTTTATCATGACATCTACATGTCTCTTACATCTAGCGGTTTGCCGTACAAAGCAGATATCGACCCatctttccttttccttcccaACACCAGTGACCATTACTGCCCATGAGGGGCCCTCCACAATGTCTAACTGTGTATGAAGAAATAACATGAGTTCGTAAAACTGAAAGTCCAACAGGGgatatatatatag
This window contains:
- a CDS encoding SCY1 protein kinase (similar to Coccidioides immitis RS XP_001244761.1) gives rise to the protein MFSSALKSISATNITANYSVSPNPTSTAGPWKIYDAKKKSTGKAYSVFVFDKKALESHGNSLGRSGASGFKRTVEEVVERLKKEASSLAKLRHPSILELVEPVEDTRGGGLQFVTEAVSASLSSVLQEKDDQERSGGRSSRFVTEDADGVRRRREIEIDELEIQKGLLQVSKALEFLHENAGLVHCNLTPDAVLINAKSDWKISGLSFCSPADNSTKPTSIQGINLGEVLNMDPRLPKFVQLNLDYTSPDFVMDNNLTPAADMFSLGLLSIALYNSPHKSPLESHGSLSSYKRLFSSSSTVPSATNNFLSSHPLPKDLSNHVLPRLITRRPAQRMTAHEFQESEYFDNVLVSTIRFLDSFPAKTPNEKSQFMRGLNKVLPSFPKSVMEKKLLPALLEELKDKDLLSLILQNVFKIIELLPSARRAFGDKVRPALKDIFVVNAKQGQEKDPARDAGLMVFLENVSLAADNSSGKEFKDDILPVILAAIECPTPSIVDAALRMLPSILPVLDFSTIKNELFPVVAMVFSKTNSLAIKVRGLQAFVILCGGSTDAAADDGLNGLIENKKKTSSSSALDKYTMQEKIVPLIKAIKTKEPAVMMAALNVLRIVGENADADFVAMDILPILWSMSLGPLLDLRQFQTFMELIRNLSKRVEDEQTRKLQELSGTTNAGTAGPNEDFLAFGGVTGTTFDSTAGGNEDDFEALVKGKGGMSASSTSNNNGFPSWDDTPSVMASSKATATVKSSSNTPKTPSFSWSTQNPTSPTTTSNPAMGNSQPSFRTVTPDLARFSTLAPSSTQYSQPLQPTQPAQSSFPPPPQTSSTINWSASAAATANPWASPAPNYSNFSSHTPTQSGSSFGGMNTSMSNMSLGQQARPSLGGGGDSRNSSFSLPPPPGSSSSPNTSFSIKPPPAQSSWAAASQKPVGTMGSGSGQNNNSGQKSSGLDKYQSLI
- a CDS encoding NADH:ubiquinone oxidoreductase (similar to Metarhizium acridum CQMa 102 XP_007809044.1); translation: MAIIRHSAAPLRAVRCARQPIAMRSFSVSSRRQGGGHGNESQFEPPTGWLWGIKPGEKPEPEGWEWPMYLFCGSLLAAGVALAFKPDTSVSTWALEEARRRLEAEGILPDPSKDKKE
- a CDS encoding branched-chain-amino-acid aminotransferase (similar to Aspergillus terreus NIH2624 XP_001215986.1) translates to MLAIEWTQEDGWLDPKITPYQNLSLDPATCVFHYAFECFEGMKAYKDKDGKVRLFRPDKNMARLNKSAARIALPTFEPTSFIELISKFTKLDSRFIPNQRGYSLYLRPTMIGTQKTLGVGPPGSALLYVIASPVGPYYPTGFKAVSLEATDYAVRAWPGGVGDKKLGANYAPCIVPQLQAASRGYQQNLWLFGEEEYVTEVGTMNMFVVLKDKQTGQKELITAPLDGTILEGVTRDSVLALARERLVPEGWKVTERKYTMQELDEASQEGRLVEAFGAGTAAIVSPVRTIAWKGKHVDCGLKENEESGETALRVKDWIEAIQYGEEEHEWSVEVE
- a CDS encoding brefeldin A-sensitivity protein 4 (similar to Beauveria bassiana ARSEF 2860 XP_008599583.1), coding for MASGDQVEASRAGDGMRQRLQGPFENTDNMAGDDRTPAPSSRIDALKPSRPLLESRRSSAMSIAQIDRVLSEDDLNEDTYGVSEIREGLFDAIFLKPLNLNVKDLLEHSKATLPAQFDKSNPLAPKYFVSRQLHQLNSLFRRIATTRAGIRLFKSFLAFFIAYCLCLAPTIRDWLGRYHYMMVISVILNHPARTVGGQIEGTILIIVGTATGLGWGVIGLLLSTSTLAASAGYGGILAMFLAIFMLITASIRAFFIRFYQAVLCAGIAIMFTTLAETNSQNVTWNKLRSYAIPWFLGQAIALVVNIVIFPDAGARALATALHQSFAVMQDALDLSVQQRRSRQRRGLADAFVNLSEAYRDMRINITISRFRPDDVEQLRNNMQAVIRALLSFQNEPRLLATDCSEQGSVNFMNDPDSDKSKRGATASSATSSPPVSDDALHNVVEPLRAPTNDLLFCIKDGLQRCDAALMDISGYRKYLGPDTETPSDVGPIQIHTKHAIAAFEIAESNILHSDNTPVSSIYDPDVIHLLVFSRRVRETIMTVTTLMDQVTAMQRVPDWPRVYLPSYPIWKAIHRTNAQVRHDRGGVTAGYYQKTFVEIARLLDKIKSLDYKPMSRFENEPSKEESQTELNRPTMDSSTDIAPTSKKRKLRYKIWRGLYRLQGFESRYAFKVCLVTSLLSIPSYLPQSNGWWDQYEVWWVVVVSWAVMHPRVGGNVQDLVTRSGVAILGAVWSGIGYAAGNGNPYVMGVFAALYMIPMLYRYTISSHPRSGLVGCLSFTVISLGLQAQGGGSSPALLAVLKGLSFFIGTAVPIIVNWMLWPFIARHELRHALSSMLFFMSILYRNVVGKYVYFSDGKEPKPDDIQRSEILEGRLREGFVRIRQLLVLTRHEIRLRAPFDPLPYSALADACERFFDYLIAVRQSALFYNPSHIRDDPLAADKLLCYRRDAVAVILANLYILAGALRSKRKVPLYMPSAAAARKKLLVKTAEVEEDMSAEEGPSEVQQHKKWSDVYRFSYNESLTGCVAQLEELEKYTKLIVGQQGFDDEFHDEDENEDEDKDKRNNHEQNCH